The following coding sequences lie in one Mycobacterium sp. Z3061 genomic window:
- a CDS encoding CBS domain-containing protein, which produces MRIADVLRNKGAAVTTINPDATVRELLAGLAEQNIGAMVVMGDEGVVGIVSERDVVRQLHVHGASVLSRPVSKIMTSAVATCTKSDTVDNISVLMTQNRVRHVPVLDGRKLIGIVSIGDVVKTRMGELEAEQQQLQSYITQG; this is translated from the coding sequence ATGCGGATCGCGGACGTCTTGCGGAACAAGGGTGCGGCGGTGACGACGATCAACCCAGACGCGACGGTCCGGGAACTGCTTGCCGGTCTGGCCGAACAGAACATCGGCGCCATGGTGGTGATGGGCGACGAGGGCGTGGTCGGCATCGTGTCGGAACGCGACGTGGTGCGCCAACTGCACGTGCACGGTGCCAGCGTGTTGTCGCGGCCCGTCTCCAAGATCATGACCAGTGCCGTCGCCACCTGTACGAAGTCCGACACGGTGGACAACATCAGCGTGTTGATGACCCAGAACCGGGTGCGGCACGTGCCGGTGCTCGACGGCCGCAAGCTGATCGGAATCGTCAGCATCGGTGACGTGGTCAAGACCCGCATGGGTGAGCTCGAGGCCGAGCAGCAGCAGCTGCAGTCCTACATCACCCAGGGCTGA
- a CDS encoding type II toxin-antitoxin system PemK/MazF family toxin: protein MAPGKKSSGKSQWKTFQRFAENLVNEAPKVVQRLQNTQETLKTIQQAVKITANIMAMGLPAPPTEITAGRPVTKTSFPTAQRARKVSYAPDLDGRADPGEIVWTWVVYEDDPTRGKDRPVLVVGRDRTVLLGLMLSSQERHSDDRDWVAIGSGDWDYEGRPSWVRLDRVLDVPEEGIRREGAILERETFEVVAARLRAEYSWR, encoded by the coding sequence ATGGCACCGGGTAAGAAGTCGTCCGGCAAGTCACAGTGGAAGACGTTCCAGCGGTTCGCGGAGAACTTGGTCAACGAGGCTCCGAAGGTGGTCCAGCGGCTGCAGAACACGCAGGAGACGCTGAAGACCATCCAGCAGGCGGTGAAGATCACCGCGAACATCATGGCGATGGGTCTGCCGGCGCCGCCGACCGAGATCACCGCCGGCCGGCCGGTGACCAAAACGAGCTTCCCGACTGCGCAGCGGGCCCGCAAAGTGAGTTATGCACCCGACCTTGACGGTCGGGCCGATCCGGGCGAGATCGTCTGGACCTGGGTCGTCTACGAAGACGACCCGACGCGCGGCAAGGACCGGCCCGTTCTGGTGGTGGGCCGGGACCGCACCGTACTGCTTGGGCTCATGCTCTCCAGCCAGGAACGCCACTCCGACGACCGGGACTGGGTTGCGATCGGTTCGGGTGACTGGGATTACGAGGGCAGGCCGAGTTGGGTGCGGCTGGACCGGGTGCTCGACGTGCCGGAGGAAGGCATCCGCCGCGAGGGCGCGATCCTGGAACGCGAAACCTTCGAGGTGGTCGCCGCCCGGTTGCGTGCCGAGTACTCCTGGCGCTGA
- a CDS encoding ribonuclease Z gives MIEVTLLGTGSPIPDPNRAGPATLVRAGGQVFLVDCGRGVLQRAAAVGVGAAGLSALLLTHLHSDHIAELGDVLITSWVTNFAPDPPPLQIIGPPGTAEVVEATLKAFGHDIGYRIAHHADLNAPPPIEVHEHTDGPVWDRDGVTIRVAPTDHRPVAPTIGFRIEFDGASVVLAGDTVPCPTLDELASGADALVHTVIRKDILAHVPQQRVKDVCDYHSSVQEAAATAARAGVGTLIMTHYVPAVVPGQEEQWRALAATEFGGRVELGDDLHRVDVSARR, from the coding sequence ATGATCGAGGTCACGCTGCTCGGAACCGGAAGCCCCATCCCAGATCCCAACCGCGCCGGACCGGCCACCCTGGTGCGCGCGGGCGGGCAGGTGTTCCTGGTGGATTGTGGCCGCGGGGTGCTGCAGCGTGCGGCTGCGGTGGGCGTCGGCGCCGCCGGACTGTCGGCGCTGCTGCTCACCCATCTGCACAGTGACCACATCGCCGAGCTCGGGGACGTGCTCATCACCAGTTGGGTGACCAACTTCGCGCCCGATCCCCCGCCGCTGCAGATCATCGGCCCGCCGGGAACCGCGGAGGTGGTGGAGGCGACGCTGAAGGCGTTCGGCCACGACATCGGTTACCGCATCGCCCACCACGCCGACCTGAACGCACCGCCGCCGATCGAGGTCCATGAGCACACCGACGGGCCGGTGTGGGACCGCGACGGCGTGACGATTCGGGTGGCGCCGACCGATCACCGTCCGGTCGCGCCCACCATCGGATTCCGCATCGAGTTCGACGGCGCGTCGGTGGTGCTGGCGGGTGACACCGTGCCATGCCCCACCTTGGACGAATTAGCCTCTGGCGCAGATGCTTTGGTGCACACGGTGATCCGCAAGGACATCCTGGCCCACGTTCCGCAGCAGCGGGTGAAGGACGTCTGCGACTACCACTCGTCGGTGCAGGAGGCCGCCGCGACCGCCGCCCGCGCGGGCGTGGGCACCCTGATCATGACGCACTATGTGCCCGCCGTCGTGCCGGGCCAGGAGGAGCAGTGGCGGGCGTTGGCCGCCACCGAGTTCGGCGGACGAGTTGAGTTGGGCGACGACCTGCACCGTGTGGACGTCTCGGCGCGGCGGTAA